AAATCTTCATTCCTCTGCTGATCTCAGGTTCTGTTCTCTACATTTATACCTTCAGGTTTCTGTCCTTtatatctgtgtgtttatgggaGTGTGAGATGAAAATGATTATTTGATCTTGTTGTTGATGTGAGTGCAGGAATGATTATCAGATCCTCGTTGTGGATCGGACTCCCCACAGTCGTCAGTCAAATTTCTGTCACTAACAGCAGTAACACGTGGCCGGAAGTTTTGTGTGTGGGCAGCGCAGTAAGTCACATTCAgacatctttatttatttatttatttatattattgttgttgttgttgttgttgttactgtCATCACcattgttttattataattttattagtaGTAACAGTATTATTGCTGATTTACTGATACAGAAAGAAATGTAAGGTATGTATATTACAGATGTTATGTATGTTACAGGTGTTAAGTATGTTACAGATGTTATATATGTTACAGATGTTATACATTGCACATGTTATGTATGGTACAGATGTTATGTATATACAGATGCTATTATGTTACAGGTGTAATATATATCACAGATGTTATTATGTATGTCACAGATGTTATAGGTGTTATATATATGTTACAGATGTTATGTATATTACAGATGTTATATTATGTATGTTCCAGATGTGGATCCAGCTGTTCTTCAGCGCCTCTTTCTGGTGGATGTTTTGTTACGCTGTGGACGTGTATCTGGTGGTTAAACGATCTGCTGGAATCAGGTATCAGATAAAATCACCCAGTGATCCATTTCCTCACCCACCGTACAGCGCTGATATTTGTATATacgtattatatatatttttattgttgtgtttttggTGCAGCACGATCGTTCTGTATCACATGATCACGTGGGGTTTGGCGGTGCTGCTGTGTGTGGAAGGCCTCGCCATGCTTTATTACCCCTCACTGTCCAGGTACCAAGAATAATTATTTACTGTAATGAATCAGTTTGGGTGgcagggtgggtagcactgtctcctcacagtgagaagggtctgggttcaattcccaggtggagcactacacgtcctttctgtgtggataaataaatggatcagcatgactaataataaaatgtttaacattttttaggTCTACTGAATCACTACACTGGTTTGATAACTCtgtactggtgttactggtttattttacattaatatataattaataataatgtattcctTAAGTTGTGAGAAAGGGCTCCAGCATGCTGTTCCTCACTATGTCACCACCTACGCTCCCATGATGCTGGTGATTCTGATTAATCCGGTTCTGTTTACTCGCACCGTCACCACCGGTAAGTTCCTACCTGTAGCTGAATTCTACACAGGTCAGCTAGCATAGAATTAACTCTCAACACTCTTCTAAATCaacttcattcattatttactttatttattaggtttaattttaataagcttttattttacaaaaatattccCTGAGTCAAACAAAACTGACTCACTGAATCAATTTCAACTGACTCATTAAATTAATCCAGACTGACTCACCGATTCAATCCATTCCGAACCGATTCACTGATTGTCCAAACCAATCTGACCTTACTGAATCAGATGAATGAACCCTAGTCAGTATTAGTTATTAGTACTAGTCAGTATTTACTTGTATCTTGTTTTTTTGCTATTTAACAGCTTTGTGGATTTTTACTAATCACAGTTAAATTGTTCTGTCGCTTCGTTACAGTCACGTCTCTGCTGAAAGGACGACAAGGAATTTATACAGAAAACGAGAGACGTTTAGGAACTGAAATTAAAATACGATTCTTCAAAAtcctgctggtgttttttatttggtgagaaattgtaattaattttaatatttgaatAAATATACAATTTTATATTTGAATGTAAATCTgcagtatttgtatttttttatgcaaCCTCCCCCCAGTTTTCtttccaatctagttgtatccaattcccAGATTGTATTTTACCTCTTGACCTCCTCCGAGACGTGTGcattgcttcttttcacctgcaccaggcgtgttcatatagagatccgtatcgcgcacagagagtcacgcaccgatctccattatcccccgtctctgtacagcaccatcgatcagccagcagagggcgtaactgcagcagttatgcaGAATCTCTGTGGCATTTCTGCCATCGGATAAGCCAGTCACTGTCggtgtaggtgcccagcttgCCCGGTTCAGAGCTCCCAgtgttttatcgctgcaccTCCCGCGCAcccattttttaatttttaattaatatttgtaaagtgaaatgtatgattttttttgtatcaCTTTTTGTTGTTAGCTGGTTGCCGAACCTGATCAATgaaagtttattattttatttggaaaTGCAACCCGACGTTCAATCTGCTGAACTGAATAACGTTCGGAATGCAATTCTCATCACCTGGTTCATCATGGTGAGTAAGAAATAATAAACTTTATCATCATTAAATAGGTTATTAGTGTTTATTTAACTATTATATGTGGTGAGTGCCACCTGGGTGGAGTCTGGGTCCATTCACATTTCACTACAGTTACAGAAATGCTTTGTAATAAAttctataattaaaataaagatactttattgttattaaatttttattattccTATATGGTATTAAATGTATAACTATATTAAAGCTAAAGTTTCTTTGTGCagccatgtttcacatacaaaTTATTCACATAAAAATGTGTGAAATGTTTTGTGAACATCATGTGAGCTTTGTGTGATTTTCCTGTAAGCCataattgataaaaatacattaattgcagtaaatcatttaaaatgaaaagaataataataataaatttcaaATGATTGATGTTAATACTGAATTATTACAAGATTTAAAGTAGTGTTAACAGCTTAAATCTCTTGATTAGTCTTGAGTTAGTTGGATGCAGTACTGTTTTAGTGCTATTTCAGTTTTTGTTAGCCATAGTAATTCTGATATGATTAGAAAAacgtttattatatttattgaaaTATGTCATGCAGGGTGTGCTGAACCCCATGCAGGCTTTTCTTAACACACTAGCGTTTCATGGATGGACGGGACTGGACGTGGATCTGAGTTTACAGCGACGGCGTGAGTTAGCGTGGGATTCAGCTTCGACATCGATAGCGACACCCGGCGGGTACAATCCCATGATCCCCTCCACCCTGCTGCACCAGAGCCACATACAGGATGGGAAGAAGATCACCAAGAATGGACATTTATCTGATGCTGTCAGCGTACTGTCTGAAGGTATTGCTGACACTAACATCttactatatattatatttatatatatatattgtatatggtaaatgcaaataaatacagaagcaaCGGTTTGTAAAGTGTATTTTACTGGTGTTTATTAAAATCAGCACCTATAACagaaaatatgaatatttttgGGTTTTCTGGGTCTGCAATCaaaaataaaagccaaagtaaatgtaagaaatactgttttatatttgcatttttcatactgtcccagctttttctgatttgtagtTGTATAACCTGCTCGTCCAAGTGAGAGAGTGCTGtaggaattcctcataactaccacatacagcagcagtagaagaaCTTGTCTAGGTCTTGTATTGTAGCATAACTCTTGGTCTTGTCCTGATCTTGTTTGGTGCGGGTCTTGAGCTTGTCTTGGTCTCAGGTTGTATGATCTCTGGTCTTGTTTGGTGCAGATGTTGAATGTGTTTTGGTTTTATGTAGTAATGCTCTTGATATTATCTTTATAAGCTTTGGTTTCAGTCTGGGTCCTGTCTTGTTTTGGTTGATGTTGATTGAGTTCTGGTTGAAGGCTGCAGCTTTagtgtttaatttaaatgatctgtgtgttatttgttttaGATTCTGAATCCAGTACCATAGAGATCCACATATCCACTGAACATCGAGATGGTGAGGAAGTGGAAGTAGAACCTACAGAAGATTCAGCGAGGagatagattaaaaaaaacttcttaatatttttattaggagaaattgtgtctgtttttctaaaAACATGTTATAGTATTTGTG
The Trichomycterus rosablanca isolate fTriRos1 chromosome 12, fTriRos1.hap1, whole genome shotgun sequence genome window above contains:
- the gpr143 gene encoding G-protein coupled receptor 143 is translated as MASPRLETFCCPNRDAATDFVVNFQPPFFSAICLSSAGLSLIFSILQILPKHRGYRRVGTYPLPKPASSSRILFIISICDILGCAGMIIRSSLWIGLPTVVSQISVTNSSNTWPEVLCVGSAMWIQLFFSASFWWMFCYAVDVYLVVKRSAGISTIVLYHMITWGLAVLLCVEGLAMLYYPSLSSCEKGLQHAVPHYVTTYAPMMLVILINPVLFTRTVTTVTSLLKGRQGIYTENERRLGTEIKIRFFKILLVFFICWLPNLINESLLFYLEMQPDVQSAELNNVRNAILITWFIMGVLNPMQAFLNTLAFHGWTGLDVDLSLQRRRELAWDSASTSIATPGGYNPMIPSTLLHQSHIQDGKKITKNGHLSDAVSVLSEDSESSTIEIHISTEHRDGEEVEVEPTEDSARR